Proteins encoded by one window of Polaribacter haliotis:
- a CDS encoding AI-2E family transporter, translated as MTAKTLSNGILRALGVLLGIFLLGYFLYTIQSVIVYIIIAGVISLIARPIILLLRRKLKFPNTLSVVTTMVLFLGIITGIIILFIPLITEQGKSLSLLQSDELQANIQNIFNQITAYFSSKGIDVLGELKSIDFTSQFKEIPNLLNSVLGTLGSLSVGLFSVLFISFFFMKDSRLLKNGVMTIIPNKTEGRFSKSLETINDLLSRYFIGLILQITILFVLYTIILLIFGIDNAVVIAFLCALLNLIPYVGPMIGAVIMFILSMTSNIGLDFQNDILPTTIYVMIGYFIAQIIDNFVSQPVIFSKTTKSHPLEIFLIIIIGGLLFGIVGMITAVPLYTALKVILKEFLSENKIVKSLTKNI; from the coding sequence ATGACGGCAAAAACTTTATCAAACGGAATTTTAAGAGCTTTAGGGGTTCTATTAGGAATTTTTCTATTAGGTTATTTCTTATATACCATTCAATCTGTAATCGTTTATATAATTATTGCAGGTGTAATCTCATTAATTGCTAGACCTATTATTTTACTTTTAAGAAGAAAATTAAAATTCCCAAATACTTTATCTGTTGTAACTACAATGGTACTTTTCTTGGGAATTATAACAGGAATAATCATTTTATTTATTCCACTTATTACAGAACAAGGTAAAAGTTTATCGCTATTACAAAGTGATGAATTACAAGCAAATATTCAGAATATTTTTAATCAAATTACTGCGTATTTTTCTTCAAAAGGAATTGATGTTTTAGGTGAATTAAAAAGCATTGACTTTACTTCTCAATTTAAAGAAATTCCTAATTTATTAAACTCTGTTTTAGGCACATTAGGCTCTTTAAGTGTTGGTTTATTTTCAGTATTATTCATCTCTTTTTTCTTTATGAAAGATAGCAGATTATTAAAAAATGGAGTCATGACAATTATTCCGAATAAAACTGAAGGAAGATTCTCAAAATCATTAGAAACCATTAACGATTTATTATCAAGATATTTTATTGGTTTGATATTACAAATTACCATTCTTTTTGTTTTATACACTATTATTTTATTAATTTTCGGAATAGATAACGCAGTTGTAATAGCATTTTTATGCGCTTTATTAAACTTGATTCCGTATGTTGGACCAATGATTGGAGCAGTAATTATGTTTATTTTATCGATGACAAGTAATATTGGTTTAGATTTTCAAAATGATATTTTACCAACTACCATTTATGTGATGATTGGTTACTTTATTGCTCAAATTATTGACAATTTTGTGAGTCAGCCTGTTATTTTTTCAAAAACTACAAAATCTCATCCATTAGAAATTTTCTTGATTATTATTATTGGTGGTTTACTTTTTGGTATTGTGGGTATGATAACAGCAGTTCCATTATATACTGCTTTAAAAGTGATTTTAAAGGAGTTTTTATCTGAAAATAAAATTGTAAAATCGTTAACTAAAAACATTTAG
- a CDS encoding DUF1272 domain-containing protein: protein MLEIRQNCEHCNKDLPNTSTEAMICSFECTYCKTCALEVFENVCPTCTGNFVKRPIRPSKYKEKYPASKKSVFKPKDLEEAKTKSNQFKEIHPSER, encoded by the coding sequence ATGTTAGAAATTAGACAAAACTGCGAGCATTGCAACAAAGATTTACCAAATACATCTACAGAAGCAATGATTTGCTCTTTCGAGTGCACGTATTGTAAGACCTGTGCTTTAGAAGTTTTCGAAAATGTTTGCCCAACTTGTACAGGCAATTTTGTGAAACGTCCAATTCGTCCATCAAAATATAAAGAGAAATATCCAGCTTCTAAAAAGAGCGTTTTTAAACCAAAAGATTTAGAAGAAGCGAAAACAAAGAGCAATCAATTCAAAGAAATTCATCCTTCAGAAAGATAA
- a CDS encoding GNAT family N-acetyltransferase: protein MVEIRKAKASDATHIALLGRITYTESHGDYIEEKEDLLKFYDTNYSVSKIREELNDAENIFWIVFFDELPIGFAKLSLNENFSKLDKSKSCKLQRLYILNDFIGHKIGSQLQEIILKTAIDLKFESIWLTAYYKNTKGLKFYQKYGFQQVGSIDFFVGKTNYENLIFSKKL from the coding sequence ATGGTAGAAATTAGAAAAGCAAAAGCTTCTGATGCAACTCATATAGCTTTATTAGGACGAATTACCTACACAGAATCGCATGGAGATTATATCGAAGAAAAAGAAGATTTATTGAAATTTTACGATACTAATTATTCAGTTTCTAAAATAAGAGAAGAATTAAATGATGCAGAAAATATCTTTTGGATTGTGTTTTTTGATGAGTTACCAATAGGTTTTGCAAAACTTTCTTTGAATGAAAATTTTTCTAAACTTGATAAAAGTAAATCTTGTAAACTGCAAAGATTATATATTTTGAATGATTTTATCGGTCATAAAATTGGTTCTCAACTTCAAGAAATCATCTTAAAAACTGCAATCGATTTAAAATTTGAAAGCATTTGGCTAACAGCCTATTATAAAAACACAAAAGGATTAAAATTTTATCAAAAATATGGTTTTCAACAAGTTGGAAGCATCGATTTTTTTGTGGGAAAAACAAATTATGAAAATTTAATATTTAGTAAAAAATTATAG
- a CDS encoding pyridoxamine 5'-phosphate oxidase family protein, with product MSEYEKSKLNRVKRGANRATYDVEKINTILDAGFLCYVGYIYEGKPITIPMAYTRREDKIYIHGSTANRMLLSILESEETSITVMHLDGLVLARSGLHHSVNYRSATLFGSLKKVESDDEKTEILKWIVNQMVPNHWDSLRPMYKKELDRTLVVEFTIETASAKVRDVGVADEPEDYELPIWAGIVPIKQVAEYPIADKGEPEKMEIPKHILDYYEQNK from the coding sequence ATGAGTGAATACGAAAAATCAAAATTAAACCGCGTAAAAAGAGGCGCAAATAGAGCCACTTATGATGTTGAAAAAATAAACACCATATTAGATGCTGGTTTTTTATGCTATGTTGGTTATATCTATGAGGGAAAACCGATTACAATTCCTATGGCTTACACCAGAAGAGAAGATAAAATTTACATTCATGGTTCTACCGCAAATAGAATGTTATTATCAATATTAGAAAGTGAAGAAACCTCTATAACAGTAATGCATTTAGACGGATTGGTTTTAGCACGTTCTGGTTTACACCACTCTGTAAATTACAGATCTGCAACACTTTTTGGAAGCTTAAAAAAGGTTGAAAGTGATGACGAAAAAACAGAAATTTTAAAATGGATTGTCAATCAAATGGTGCCAAATCATTGGGATTCTTTAAGACCAATGTATAAGAAAGAATTAGACAGAACTTTAGTTGTGGAGTTTACTATAGAAACTGCATCAGCAAAAGTTAGAGATGTTGGTGTTGCAGATGAACCAGAAGATTATGAGTTACCAATTTGGGCAGGAATTGTACCAATAAAACAAGTTGCAGAATATCCTATTGCAGATAAAGGTGAGCCAGAAAAAATGGAAATTCCGAAACACATTTTAGATTATTACGAGCAAAACAAATAA
- a CDS encoding MGH1-like glycoside hydrolase domain-containing protein produces the protein MMKICKYLAILVGLIFASCAGGKKEVKVEETLAEKMMHIEGMINVEAGKPNNFTFTDLGAWHGYGITKKEIENKEISFRGPIFLVNGGYFYENKNQSGLVKLSVVAKEVPLKFERKKATHTPGILQQVFQNEKLKISQRLIYISSDKSLTETIIENVGDQKNTLNLKWNMVPYTVDKEVFKTKGKTLIMNTNPHGAYGLEFNNDKIKLNITENGTGKAVLNNVDLKPNEKKTFYFVETFLADEKIDSERFLNQLETSPVKEGKSEIELFAENRKRWLNYFNEITKPNTKWLKDENNQRIAAKSLQTLITNWRTPAGNLEGEGIYPCLGYFNGYWAWDSWKHAAALVDIAPDLAKKQIEGMFMFQNEAGMVGDVVRYYKRDDNWRDSKPPLAGWAVWLAYEATNDKDFLEKIYPKLVKYHNWWYKERDANKNGLCEYGSTDGTHQAAAWESGMDNAARFDDAKVVKQTYGGTYNQESVDLNTYLWQEKGFLSKMAKALGKQQDAANFSKEANELKDKINDRFWDEKDGYFYDWSLSNKKMIKIVGSEGWTPLFANLASEDQAKRVKDVMLNPEMFNTYVPLGTLAVNDSKYEKDGYWKGSIWVDQIYFGVKALRNYGYNKEADELQERTLKNLEGISEPGVPIRENYDPLSGIGYRGVQFSWSAGHLLMLLMNK, from the coding sequence ATGATGAAAATATGTAAATATTTAGCAATATTAGTCGGTTTAATCTTTGCGAGTTGTGCAGGAGGAAAAAAAGAAGTTAAAGTGGAGGAAACTTTAGCAGAAAAAATGATGCATATTGAAGGGATGATTAATGTGGAAGCTGGAAAACCAAACAATTTCACTTTTACAGATTTAGGTGCTTGGCATGGCTATGGAATCACAAAAAAAGAAATCGAAAATAAAGAGATTTCTTTTCGAGGACCTATTTTTTTAGTGAATGGAGGATATTTCTACGAAAATAAAAACCAATCTGGACTTGTTAAATTATCTGTTGTAGCAAAAGAAGTTCCATTAAAATTCGAAAGAAAAAAAGCAACTCACACACCAGGAATATTGCAACAAGTTTTTCAAAATGAAAAATTAAAAATCTCACAAAGATTAATTTATATTTCTTCGGATAAATCTTTAACGGAAACTATTATTGAAAATGTTGGAGACCAAAAAAACACCCTCAATTTAAAGTGGAATATGGTGCCTTATACTGTAGATAAGGAGGTTTTTAAAACGAAAGGTAAAACTTTAATTATGAATACAAATCCGCATGGAGCTTATGGATTAGAATTTAATAATGATAAAATAAAGTTGAATATTACCGAAAATGGAACAGGAAAAGCTGTACTAAACAATGTTGATTTAAAACCAAATGAAAAGAAAACGTTCTATTTTGTTGAAACATTTTTAGCAGATGAAAAAATAGATTCCGAACGTTTTTTAAATCAATTAGAAACATCTCCTGTAAAAGAGGGGAAATCAGAAATTGAACTATTTGCAGAAAATAGAAAACGTTGGCTAAATTATTTTAATGAGATTACCAAACCAAATACAAAATGGTTAAAAGATGAAAATAATCAACGAATTGCAGCGAAATCTTTACAAACATTAATAACAAATTGGAGAACTCCAGCAGGAAACTTAGAAGGCGAAGGCATTTATCCTTGTCTTGGTTATTTTAATGGATATTGGGCTTGGGATTCTTGGAAACATGCAGCTGCACTTGTAGATATTGCCCCTGATTTGGCAAAAAAGCAAATAGAAGGTATGTTTATGTTTCAAAATGAAGCAGGAATGGTTGGCGATGTTGTTCGTTATTATAAAAGAGATGATAATTGGAGAGATTCAAAACCACCTTTGGCTGGTTGGGCTGTATGGCTTGCTTATGAAGCAACTAACGATAAAGATTTTTTAGAAAAAATCTATCCAAAATTAGTAAAATACCATAATTGGTGGTACAAAGAACGTGATGCTAACAAAAACGGACTTTGTGAATATGGTTCAACTGATGGTACACACCAAGCAGCAGCTTGGGAAAGTGGTATGGATAATGCAGCTCGTTTTGACGATGCTAAAGTTGTAAAACAAACATATGGAGGTACTTATAATCAAGAATCTGTAGATTTGAATACGTATCTATGGCAAGAAAAAGGGTTTTTGTCTAAAATGGCAAAGGCTTTAGGAAAACAACAAGATGCTGCCAATTTCAGTAAAGAAGCAAACGAATTAAAAGACAAAATAAATGACCGTTTTTGGGATGAAAAAGATGGTTATTTCTATGATTGGTCTTTAAGCAATAAAAAAATGATTAAAATTGTGGGCTCTGAAGGTTGGACTCCTTTATTTGCAAATCTTGCAAGTGAAGATCAAGCAAAACGTGTAAAAGATGTAATGCTAAACCCTGAGATGTTTAATACTTATGTGCCTTTGGGAACTCTTGCTGTAAATGATTCTAAATATGAAAAAGATGGTTATTGGAAAGGCTCTATTTGGGTAGATCAAATTTATTTTGGGGTAAAAGCTTTGCGAAATTATGGCTATAATAAAGAAGCAGATGAGCTTCAAGAAAGAACTTTAAAAAATCTTGAAGGAATTAGTGAACCAGGAGTTCCAATTCGAGAAAATTACGATCCACTTTCAGGAATAGGTTATAGAGGTGTTCAATTTAGTTGGTCTGCTGGGCATCTTTTAATGCTTTTAATGAATAAATAA
- a CDS encoding class I SAM-dependent methyltransferase — protein sequence MNNKILNTKIQQFISENLKSDITKLIFKGSPFEGISVQEIANQILAKQKSFTKLPTWFSTENIYYPEKISIEQTSSEITAKYKSEIISGDSIIDITGGFGVDCFYFSKHFKNVFHCEINEELSAVVKHNYQQLNIKNIVTFSGDGLQFLRNSTETFDCIYIDPSRRNDVKGKVFLLKDCLPNVPENIDFLFTKTNQILLKNSPILDITSAINELKFVKEIHVIALKNEVKEVLFLLEKNYENIIEIKTINIKKEETETFNFNYKEEVFSNYSEPLSYLYEPNSAILKSGGFHQITNQLNVFKLQQHSHLYTSKKVVDFPGRIFKIENVISYDKKKVSKLLSERKANITTRNFPKTVAQIRKETKIKDGGNAYLFLTTNSENQLIVILGSKV from the coding sequence TTGAATAATAAAATTCTAAACACTAAAATTCAGCAATTTATATCTGAAAATTTAAAATCAGATATCACAAAATTGATTTTTAAAGGAAGTCCTTTTGAGGGTATTTCTGTTCAAGAAATTGCGAATCAGATTTTGGCAAAACAAAAATCATTTACCAAGTTACCAACTTGGTTTTCTACTGAAAATATTTATTATCCAGAGAAAATTAGTATCGAGCAAACTTCGTCAGAAATTACTGCAAAATACAAGTCAGAAATTATTTCTGGAGATTCAATTATAGATATTACTGGTGGTTTTGGAGTAGATTGTTTCTATTTTTCGAAGCATTTTAAAAACGTTTTTCATTGTGAAATTAATGAAGAATTATCAGCAGTTGTAAAACACAATTATCAACAATTAAACATAAAAAATATTGTCACTTTTTCTGGTGATGGATTACAGTTTTTAAGAAATTCTACAGAAACTTTCGATTGTATTTACATAGATCCATCAAGAAGAAATGACGTTAAAGGAAAAGTTTTCTTACTAAAAGATTGTTTACCCAATGTGCCAGAAAATATTGATTTTTTATTTACTAAAACCAATCAAATTCTTCTTAAAAACTCACCCATTTTAGATATTACAAGTGCTATTAATGAGTTAAAATTTGTAAAAGAAATTCATGTTATTGCACTTAAAAATGAGGTAAAAGAAGTCTTGTTTTTATTAGAAAAAAATTATGAAAATATAATTGAAATTAAAACAATAAACATAAAAAAAGAGGAAACAGAAACGTTTAATTTTAATTATAAAGAAGAAGTGTTTTCTAATTATTCAGAACCTCTCTCCTATTTGTATGAACCAAATTCAGCCATATTAAAATCTGGCGGATTTCATCAAATTACAAATCAGTTAAATGTATTCAAACTTCAGCAACATTCGCATTTATATACATCAAAAAAAGTAGTAGATTTTCCAGGTAGAATTTTTAAAATCGAAAATGTAATTTCATACGACAAAAAGAAAGTAAGTAAACTTTTATCAGAAAGAAAAGCAAATATTACTACTAGAAATTTTCCAAAAACGGTTGCTCAAATTAGAAAAGAAACCAAAATTAAAGATGGTGGAAATGCTTATTTGTTTCTTACAACTAATTCAGAAAATCAATTAATTGTTATTTTAGGTTCAAAAGTTTAA
- the fdhD gene encoding formate dehydrogenase accessory sulfurtransferase FdhD, translating into MQTLVYQGIKITHKKQATINDVLVVEAPLQININNEAYTVVMRTPDNDLELIRGLLFAEDIYKNSINFDIQIDKKENEIPTIINVLIPREKLGKGYLNKRTLLSVSSCGICGKQELKDIEVEGEKLINKATFSSEIIHKMYVEMNTFQDTFKESGGSHAAAVFNKKNELLTIKEDIGRHNAVDKTVGDLLLKNSLKNANYLLVSGRVSYEIVSKAFIAKIPIIVAVSACSSLAVDFAKEFGICLIGFTREGKMTIYANPSYIKLS; encoded by the coding sequence ATGCAAACTTTAGTTTATCAGGGAATAAAAATCACTCATAAAAAACAAGCAACAATTAATGATGTTTTGGTGGTAGAAGCACCACTTCAAATTAACATTAATAATGAGGCGTATACTGTTGTTATGAGAACTCCTGATAATGATTTAGAACTGATAAGAGGTTTGCTTTTTGCTGAAGATATTTATAAAAATTCTATCAATTTCGATATACAAATTGATAAAAAAGAAAATGAAATTCCTACTATAATTAACGTATTAATTCCCAGAGAAAAGTTAGGAAAAGGATATTTAAACAAAAGAACTTTACTTTCTGTTTCTTCATGTGGAATTTGTGGAAAACAAGAGTTAAAAGACATAGAAGTTGAAGGAGAAAAGTTAATTAATAAAGCTACTTTTTCATCAGAAATTATTCATAAAATGTATGTTGAAATGAATACTTTCCAAGATACATTTAAAGAATCTGGAGGAAGTCATGCAGCTGCAGTTTTCAATAAAAAAAACGAACTTTTAACCATTAAAGAAGATATTGGCAGACACAATGCAGTCGATAAAACAGTAGGAGATTTATTGTTAAAAAATAGTTTAAAAAACGCCAATTATTTACTTGTAAGTGGTCGTGTTTCTTACGAAATTGTATCCAAAGCATTTATTGCTAAAATACCTATAATTGTTGCAGTTTCTGCTTGCTCTTCCTTGGCTGTAGATTTTGCAAAAGAATTCGGAATTTGTTTAATTGGTTTTACTCGAGAAGGTAAAATGACCATTTATGCAAACCCAAGTTATATAAAATTGAGTTAA
- a CDS encoding FdhF/YdeP family oxidoreductase, with the protein MSEKSNAQPPEKLTGIQLKEIPDSAVGFKAIKSSINHITSEVGLIKGIGLLKNLNQKDGFDCPGCAWPDPDAKRAFLAEYCENGAKAVAEEATKNKVSPLFFATHSVQELAKLSDYEIGKSGRITQPMYLPEGKDNYEEISWEDAFNLIGEELNSLDSPDEAIFYTSGRTSNEAAFLYQLFVRQFGTNNLPDCSNMCHESSGAALSETLGIGKGSVTLDDFNHADLVIVIGQNPGTNHPRMLTALGETKNNGGKIITINPLPEVGLLNYKDPQNPLKWIGSGQDLTDLFLQVKINGDVALLKIILKLMKQKEIENPGAIFNHDFIKEKTAGIDEMLNDLDNYSIEELLPQTGIEFEEIEKATELIINNEKIIICWAMGLTQHKNSVDNIRELVNILLLKGSIGKKGAGTCPVRGHSNVQGDRTMGIWEKSPDSFLDKLDNEFNFKSPRKHGFDVVNSIEAMHNEKAKIFFGMGGNFISATPDTEFTADALRNCNLTVHISTKLNRSHLIHGKKALILPCLGRSEKDFQSSGEQFVTVENSMGVVHQSHGHLAPHSNKLLSEPKIVAGIAIATLKNSTVNWTKLTDNYDLIRNKIEATIPGFENYNKRARIKGGFYLPNNARINNFEPTSTGKANFSKNLPSDIILKKNQFLMMTIRTHDQYNTTIYGLNDRYRGVLNERRVIFMNEEDMKQQGLKKLDLVNLTSHFNDEKREAKSFLAIPYNIPKQCTATYFPEANVLVPIKSVAKISNTPASKTVVISIQKR; encoded by the coding sequence ATGTCTGAAAAATCAAATGCACAACCACCAGAAAAATTAACTGGAATTCAATTAAAAGAAATTCCAGATTCTGCTGTTGGTTTTAAAGCTATTAAATCTTCAATAAATCATATTACTTCAGAAGTTGGACTTATAAAAGGGATTGGTTTACTTAAAAACTTAAATCAAAAAGATGGTTTTGATTGCCCAGGTTGTGCTTGGCCAGATCCAGATGCAAAGCGTGCTTTTTTAGCAGAATATTGCGAAAATGGAGCAAAAGCTGTTGCAGAAGAAGCTACAAAAAACAAAGTCTCGCCTTTATTTTTTGCAACACATTCTGTACAAGAATTGGCAAAATTATCCGATTACGAAATTGGTAAAAGTGGAAGAATTACCCAACCAATGTATTTGCCTGAAGGAAAAGATAATTATGAAGAAATTTCTTGGGAAGATGCTTTTAATTTAATTGGTGAAGAATTAAATTCTTTAGATTCACCTGATGAAGCTATTTTTTATACATCAGGAAGAACAAGTAATGAAGCTGCCTTTTTATATCAACTTTTTGTTAGACAATTTGGAACAAATAATTTACCAGATTGTTCTAATATGTGTCATGAATCTAGTGGTGCTGCACTATCAGAAACTTTAGGAATAGGAAAAGGATCTGTAACTTTAGATGATTTTAATCACGCAGATTTAGTGATTGTTATTGGGCAAAATCCAGGAACAAATCATCCAAGAATGTTAACTGCATTAGGTGAAACCAAAAATAATGGCGGAAAAATTATTACTATAAATCCACTACCAGAAGTTGGTTTACTAAATTATAAAGATCCGCAAAATCCATTAAAATGGATTGGTTCTGGGCAAGATTTAACAGACTTGTTTCTTCAAGTAAAAATAAACGGAGATGTTGCCTTACTAAAAATCATTTTAAAATTAATGAAGCAAAAGGAAATTGAAAATCCTGGTGCTATTTTCAATCATGATTTTATAAAAGAAAAAACAGCTGGAATTGACGAAATGTTGAATGATTTAGATAATTATTCAATAGAAGAGTTACTTCCACAAACAGGTATTGAATTTGAAGAAATAGAAAAAGCAACCGAACTTATCATCAACAATGAAAAGATTATTATTTGTTGGGCAATGGGTTTAACACAACATAAAAATTCAGTGGATAATATCCGTGAGCTCGTAAACATTCTATTATTAAAAGGAAGCATTGGTAAAAAAGGAGCTGGAACCTGTCCAGTTCGTGGTCATTCTAATGTACAAGGAGATAGAACCATGGGAATTTGGGAGAAATCTCCAGATTCTTTTTTAGATAAATTAGATAATGAGTTTAATTTTAAATCGCCCAGAAAACATGGTTTTGACGTTGTAAACTCTATTGAGGCAATGCATAATGAAAAAGCGAAAATATTCTTTGGTATGGGAGGTAATTTTATTTCTGCAACACCAGATACAGAATTTACTGCAGATGCTTTACGCAATTGTAATTTAACGGTTCATATATCCACAAAACTGAATAGAAGTCATTTAATTCATGGAAAAAAAGCGTTAATCTTACCTTGTTTGGGTCGTTCTGAAAAAGACTTTCAATCTTCAGGTGAACAGTTTGTAACTGTAGAAAATTCAATGGGAGTTGTGCATCAATCTCATGGACATTTAGCACCACATTCAAACAAATTATTAAGCGAACCAAAAATTGTTGCAGGAATTGCAATTGCAACTTTAAAAAACTCTACAGTAAATTGGACGAAACTTACAGATAATTACGATTTAATTCGTAATAAAATTGAAGCGACAATTCCTGGTTTCGAGAATTACAATAAAAGAGCGCGTATAAAAGGAGGTTTTTATTTACCAAACAATGCTAGAATTAATAATTTTGAACCAACCTCAACTGGTAAAGCGAATTTTAGTAAAAACTTACCTTCGGATATTATATTGAAAAAAAATCAATTTTTAATGATGACAATTCGAACGCACGACCAATATAATACCACAATTTATGGTTTAAACGATCGTTACAGAGGTGTTCTAAACGAAAGAAGAGTTATCTTTATGAATGAAGAAGACATGAAACAACAAGGTTTAAAAAAATTAGATTTAGTGAATTTAACAAGTCATTTTAATGATGAAAAACGAGAAGCGAAAAGTTTTCTAGCAATTCCATATAATATTCCAAAGCAATGTACAGCTACCTATTTCCCTGAAGCAAACGTATTGGTTCCTATTAAAAGTGTGGCCAAAATTAGTAATACACCAGCTTCAAAAACTGTAGTTATTTCTATTCAAAAAAGATAA
- a CDS encoding right-handed parallel beta-helix repeat-containing protein: MNRKLLSVLVFCVGFLSFFGCGNNQKSAFIKNNYPEVSERTLAEANTTFFINPNSGDDSNLGTSKEKPWKTFKRINQLHLTEGNTIEILSAGDFKESLFVTGKGTEENPITINFSVGIYNFYPENAYKNQFQISNTNDAPKDFKAVAFYFLEAENVRLNGNGAEIMFRGKVMETGIRYSKNITIENLTFDYYRPTVSELKVIKTNNSYADVEIHADSKYKIIDSTLTWVGEGWKHKPQSLWQAFNPETDKVARTSLPVNNLSFSKIGDQKVRIHFDKNPGLKEGIIYQNRNTFRDYAAVFSERSSNIIWKNVTVHFMHGMGFVSQFCENITFDNLSVKPSEKSGRTCAAWADILHFSSCKGNIEIKNSYLSAANDDAVNVHGTHLRITEKLSNKKIRVRFMHPQTFGFEAFFAGDSVEFVSNTSLLSYSKNKVVSAKMLNEKEMELELKQPVPHNINPKDVIENTTWTPNLTITNTKIAHIPTRGVLITTRAKVRIENNEFNKPTMSGVLIADDANGWFESGPVKNVIIKNNKFIDCGSPVINIHPENKVVVSGAFVHENIKISKNLFSINSGKILFAKSTRNIQFTNNTIEAKKRFLIEDFLTFKESDAIKIENNKQIF; this comes from the coding sequence ATGAATAGAAAACTCTTATCTGTACTTGTTTTTTGTGTAGGATTTCTATCTTTTTTTGGATGTGGCAACAATCAAAAATCAGCATTCATAAAAAATAATTATCCTGAAGTAAGTGAACGAACACTTGCAGAAGCAAACACAACTTTTTTTATAAATCCTAATTCTGGAGACGATTCTAATTTGGGAACTTCAAAGGAAAAGCCATGGAAAACCTTTAAAAGAATCAATCAATTACATTTAACAGAAGGTAACACCATTGAAATTTTATCGGCAGGAGATTTTAAAGAATCTTTATTTGTAACAGGAAAAGGAACTGAAGAAAATCCAATAACTATAAATTTTTCAGTAGGAATTTATAATTTTTATCCTGAAAATGCTTATAAAAATCAGTTTCAAATTTCCAATACGAACGATGCTCCAAAGGATTTTAAAGCAGTAGCATTTTATTTTTTAGAAGCAGAAAATGTTCGTTTAAACGGAAATGGCGCAGAAATTATGTTTCGAGGAAAAGTAATGGAAACAGGAATTAGATATTCTAAAAACATTACTATAGAAAACTTAACTTTCGATTATTATAGACCCACTGTTTCTGAATTAAAAGTGATTAAAACAAACAATAGTTATGCAGATGTTGAAATACATGCAGATTCGAAATATAAAATTATTGATAGCACTTTAACTTGGGTTGGTGAAGGTTGGAAACACAAACCACAATCGCTTTGGCAGGCATTTAACCCAGAAACAGATAAAGTTGCAAGAACTTCTTTACCTGTAAATAATTTAAGTTTTTCAAAAATTGGCGACCAAAAAGTTCGTATTCATTTTGATAAAAATCCAGGATTAAAAGAAGGAATTATCTATCAAAATAGGAATACTTTTAGAGATTATGCTGCTGTTTTTTCTGAAAGAAGTAGCAATATTATTTGGAAAAATGTAACCGTACATTTTATGCACGGAATGGGTTTTGTTAGTCAGTTTTGTGAAAATATTACTTTTGATAATCTTTCCGTAAAACCAAGTGAAAAATCTGGAAGAACTTGTGCAGCTTGGGCAGATATTCTTCATTTTTCGAGTTGTAAGGGAAATATTGAAATTAAAAACTCGTATTTATCTGCAGCTAATGACGATGCTGTGAATGTACATGGAACTCATTTAAGAATTACAGAAAAACTGTCTAACAAAAAAATAAGAGTCCGTTTTATGCACCCACAAACCTTTGGTTTTGAAGCTTTTTTTGCTGGAGATAGTGTCGAGTTTGTTAGTAACACCAGTTTGCTTTCTTATTCAAAAAATAAAGTAGTATCAGCAAAAATGCTGAATGAAAAAGAAATGGAACTTGAGTTAAAACAGCCAGTTCCACATAATATAAACCCGAAAGACGTAATTGAAAATACAACTTGGACACCCAACTTAACGATTACAAATACAAAAATAGCTCACATTCCTACAAGAGGAGTTTTAATAACGACAAGAGCGAAAGTTCGTATTGAAAATAATGAATTTAATAAACCCACAATGAGTGGAGTTTTAATTGCAGATGATGCAAATGGGTGGTTTGAGTCTGGTCCTGTAAAAAACGTAATCATTAAAAATAATAAGTTTATAGATTGTGGTTCGCCAGTAATTAATATTCATCCAGAAAATAAAGTAGTTGTTTCTGGTGCTTTTGTTCACGAAAATATTAAAATTTCGAAAAATCTATTCAGCATAAATAGTGGAAAGATATTATTTGCAAAAAGTACTCGAAACATTCAGTTTACAAATAATACTATCGAAGCTAAAAAACGTTTTCTAATTGAAGATTTCTTAACGTTTAAAGAATCTGATGCTATAAAAATTGAAAATAATAAACAAATTTTTTAA